One region of Bacteroidota bacterium genomic DNA includes:
- a CDS encoding 2-oxo acid dehydrogenase subunit E2, whose product MSQVEMKMPKMGESVAEATITKWLKNEGDRIESEETVLEIATDKVDSEVPSPAAGILIKKLFNEGDVVQVGSVIAIISSGVETKAAPEAPKQATENAKPTAANGAVVAAVTTTLPSNGIKATVGSETRFYSPLVRNIAREENVSVSELELIEGSGENGRVTKKDILSFISNRSKAPAQIETKAPSSPAIAAPAVSQATAPGQPAMSFSGDVEIIEMDRMRKLIAEHMVMSKHTSPHVTSFVEVDVTNLVMWRERIKKSFEKRENEKITFTPIFMEAVVKAIKDFPMINSSIDGTKIIVKKNINIGMAAALPSGNLIVPVIKNADRLNLLGITKVVNDLANRARINKLLPDEIQGGTFTLTNVGTFGNVMGTPIINQPQVAIMAVGAIRKKPAVIETLQGDFIGIRHMMFLSHSYDHRVVDGMLGGSFVRRVADYLEQWDINREI is encoded by the coding sequence ATGTCACAAGTAGAAATGAAAATGCCCAAGATGGGCGAAAGCGTAGCAGAGGCTACCATTACTAAATGGCTGAAGAACGAAGGCGATAGAATTGAATCTGAAGAAACCGTTCTCGAAATAGCAACAGACAAGGTTGATAGCGAAGTACCATCGCCTGCAGCAGGCATATTAATTAAAAAACTTTTTAACGAAGGCGATGTTGTGCAGGTAGGCAGCGTTATAGCTATTATTTCATCTGGTGTTGAAACCAAAGCTGCACCAGAAGCTCCCAAACAAGCAACTGAAAATGCTAAACCCACTGCTGCAAACGGAGCAGTTGTAGCCGCAGTTACAACTACATTACCAAGCAATGGCATTAAAGCAACAGTTGGTAGCGAAACAAGATTTTACTCACCACTTGTGCGAAATATTGCCAGAGAAGAGAATGTTTCCGTTAGCGAATTAGAATTAATAGAAGGCTCCGGAGAAAATGGCAGAGTTACTAAAAAAGATATACTGAGTTTTATTTCTAACCGTAGCAAAGCTCCAGCGCAAATAGAAACCAAAGCCCCAAGCAGCCCTGCGATTGCCGCGCCTGCCGTATCACAAGCAACCGCTCCGGGTCAACCGGCAATGTCGTTTAGTGGTGATGTTGAAATAATTGAAATGGACCGTATGCGTAAGCTGATTGCCGAACATATGGTAATGAGTAAACATACTTCGCCACATGTTACCTCATTTGTAGAAGTGGACGTTACCAACCTGGTTATGTGGCGCGAACGCATAAAGAAAAGTTTTGAAAAAAGAGAAAATGAAAAAATAACCTTCACTCCTATTTTTATGGAAGCCGTTGTTAAGGCTATAAAAGATTTTCCAATGATAAACTCTAGTATTGATGGAACCAAAATCATTGTAAAGAAGAACATAAACATTGGAATGGCCGCTGCACTTCCTTCGGGGAATCTGATTGTGCCTGTAATTAAAAATGCTGATAGACTTAATCTTTTAGGTATTACCAAAGTTGTAAATGACTTAGCAAACCGTGCCCGCATTAATAAGCTCTTGCCTGATGAAATACAGGGTGGCACTTTCACTTTAACTAATGTCGGTACTTTTGGTAATGTAATGGGCACACCCATTATCAATCAGCCTCAGGTAGCCATTATGGCTGTTGGCGCTATTCGCAAGAAACCTGCGGTTATAGAAACTCTACAAGGCGACTTTATTGGTATAAGGCACATGATGTTCCTATCACATTCCTACGATCATCGAGTGGTGGATGGTATGTTAGGTGGAAGTTTCGTAAGACGAGTAGCTGATTATTTAGAACAATGGGATATTAATCGTGAAATATAA